A DNA window from Agarivorans sp. TSD2052 contains the following coding sequences:
- a CDS encoding thioredoxin family protein, which yields MLLDTPICDFGWKAPNFTLQDPAGNSFTMSEQLGENGLLIMFICNHCPYVQRIADRLAEDTKQLMDEGINVLAVMSNDYRLVAQDSPENMQRFALQHGFAFPYLVDEDQSVGKQYKAICTPDFFGFNNQGELQYRGRLDDARMGDSALRVPELLHAMRQIATTGQGPKEQSPSMGCSIKWRD from the coding sequence ATGTTACTCGATACGCCAATTTGCGATTTTGGCTGGAAAGCGCCAAATTTCACCCTACAAGATCCCGCTGGCAATAGCTTTACCATGAGCGAGCAATTGGGGGAGAACGGTCTATTGATTATGTTCATTTGTAATCATTGCCCTTATGTTCAGCGCATTGCCGACCGCCTAGCTGAAGATACTAAACAACTGATGGACGAGGGGATTAACGTGCTGGCAGTAATGTCGAACGATTATCGGCTGGTGGCGCAAGATTCACCTGAAAATATGCAGCGCTTTGCTCTGCAACATGGCTTTGCTTTCCCTTATTTGGTGGATGAAGACCAAAGTGTTGGTAAGCAATATAAAGCCATTTGTACGCCTGATTTTTTTGGTTTTAATAACCAAGGTGAGCTGCAGTATCGCGGCCGTTTAGACGACGCGCGTATGGGCGACTCGGCTTTGCGAGTACCAGAATTGCTTCACGCGATGCGCCAAATCGCGACGACAGGGCAAGGGCCCAAAGAACAATCCCCAAGTATGGGCTGTTCTATTAAGTGGCGAGATTAA
- a CDS encoding 4'-phosphopantetheinyl transferase family protein, whose protein sequence is MLRQESTLLKHTLIKPIPVDIAKFQLREFYDSCLVDCIKDCFAIDVSIADVQRNQYGQPCLVQQRSIGAFLSLSHSGDYVAAVASSRPCGIDIERIKKRSINAIWQEIRHPTEPDAPDNAEQFYQWWTRKEAAWKVFACQQPKSMKALSVAGSKDTNYKGLVLENILAPTGYAATVAFL, encoded by the coding sequence TTGCTTCGACAAGAAAGCACGCTTTTAAAACATACGCTTATTAAACCTATCCCTGTAGATATTGCTAAATTTCAGTTACGGGAGTTTTATGATTCGTGTTTGGTCGACTGTATTAAGGATTGTTTTGCTATTGATGTTTCGATAGCAGATGTGCAACGGAATCAATATGGGCAACCTTGCTTGGTTCAACAAAGAAGTATAGGCGCCTTCTTGAGTTTAAGTCATAGCGGGGACTATGTGGCGGCAGTGGCTAGTTCACGCCCTTGCGGTATAGACATAGAGAGAATAAAAAAAAGAAGTATTAACGCTATCTGGCAAGAGATAAGGCATCCTACAGAACCTGATGCTCCAGATAATGCGGAACAGTTTTATCAATGGTGGACACGAAAAGAGGCGGCTTGGAAGGTCTTTGCCTGCCAGCAACCGAAAAGTATGAAAGCTTTGTCGGTGGCGGGCTCTAAAGATACTAATTATAAGGGGCTTGTGTTGGAAAACATCCTTGCCCCAACAGGATATGCTGCAACTGTCGCATTCTTATAA
- a CDS encoding beta-ketoacyl synthase chain length factor gives MDVVFKIEKWTSWDAVCVNGIYEPPKLPEIAAMQRRRFSFLSKMAMRVVLDLLPEPKTIRSVFSSRHGELHRTLELLLELNQQSALSPTKFSQSVYNTASGLYSISQQNAAPSTVVTSGRNSLAMAFVEAYGQSVRYQEPVLLVYVDEPLPKIYKRYADELQGMTAFACILEASKTGWNIQFKSDDNANKNPARNLLSQLLPALSSSVPHFSCQMDAQKWIWRQVDESEN, from the coding sequence ATGGACGTTGTTTTTAAGATAGAAAAATGGACTAGCTGGGATGCTGTCTGTGTAAATGGGATATATGAGCCTCCTAAACTACCTGAAATTGCGGCAATGCAACGAAGACGTTTTAGCTTTTTAAGTAAAATGGCGATGAGAGTAGTATTAGATTTGTTACCCGAACCTAAAACTATTCGAAGTGTTTTTTCATCTCGCCATGGAGAACTTCATCGTACCTTAGAACTGTTGCTTGAACTTAATCAGCAATCGGCTCTTTCTCCAACTAAATTCAGCCAATCTGTTTACAACACCGCCAGTGGTCTTTATTCAATTAGCCAACAGAATGCAGCGCCGTCTACGGTCGTTACCAGTGGCCGTAATTCATTAGCGATGGCTTTTGTGGAAGCCTATGGCCAAAGTGTTCGTTATCAAGAGCCTGTTTTACTCGTTTATGTCGACGAACCCCTGCCAAAAATTTATAAGCGCTATGCAGACGAGCTGCAAGGTATGACTGCTTTTGCATGTATATTAGAGGCCTCAAAAACAGGCTGGAATATACAATTTAAATCAGACGATAATGCCAATAAAAATCCAGCTAGAAATTTGCTTAGTCAATTGCTTCCGGCGCTTTCTTCCTCGGTGCCTCATTTTTCCTGTCAGATGGATGCGCAGAAATGGATATGGAGGCAAGTCGATGAGTCAGAGAATTAA
- a CDS encoding sugar phosphate isomerase/epimerase family protein codes for MKTLQGPALFLAQFASDEAPFNSLASIAAWAASVGYKGVQMPSWDKRLFDLERAAEDLDYCQQVLALLQGNGLTLTELSTHLQGQLVAVHPAYDEMFDGFAPDSVRGKPQLRQQWAVNQMMLAAKASKNLGLTAHATFSGALLWPYMYPWPQRPQGLVETGFAELAKRWLPILDAFDEAGVDVCYEIHPGEDLHDGVSFEMFLDAVKQHPRCNILYDPSHFVLQQLDYLDFIDRYHSRIKMFHVKDAEFNPTGQQGVYGGYQSWTERAGRFRSLGDGQVDFVGIFSKLAQYDFSGWAVVEWECCLKHPEAGAAEGATFVEQHIIEVTDKAFDDFADSAVDQAANQRILGL; via the coding sequence ATGAAAACTCTTCAAGGACCTGCCTTATTTCTGGCTCAGTTTGCCAGCGATGAAGCGCCATTTAATTCTCTAGCATCTATCGCCGCTTGGGCTGCCAGCGTCGGTTATAAAGGTGTGCAAATGCCCAGTTGGGATAAACGCTTATTTGACCTAGAGCGCGCTGCCGAAGACCTCGATTATTGCCAACAAGTATTAGCCTTACTGCAAGGCAATGGCCTTACCCTCACCGAATTATCTACTCACTTACAAGGCCAGCTGGTTGCAGTGCATCCCGCTTACGATGAAATGTTTGATGGCTTTGCGCCTGATTCAGTGCGAGGCAAGCCCCAATTACGCCAACAATGGGCGGTAAATCAAATGATGTTAGCCGCTAAGGCCTCTAAAAACCTTGGCCTTACTGCCCACGCTACGTTTTCTGGTGCGCTACTTTGGCCTTACATGTACCCCTGGCCACAGCGCCCACAGGGCCTAGTTGAAACTGGCTTTGCCGAGCTAGCCAAACGCTGGCTACCGATATTAGACGCCTTTGATGAAGCCGGCGTAGATGTGTGTTACGAAATCCACCCAGGGGAAGATTTACATGATGGCGTTAGTTTCGAAATGTTTTTGGATGCAGTTAAGCAGCATCCGCGTTGCAATATCTTGTATGACCCTAGCCATTTTGTTCTACAACAGCTCGATTATTTAGATTTCATTGACCGCTACCACTCGCGGATAAAAATGTTTCACGTTAAAGATGCCGAGTTCAACCCCACTGGCCAACAAGGTGTGTATGGCGGCTACCAAAGCTGGACCGAACGCGCAGGCCGCTTTCGCTCTCTAGGTGACGGCCAAGTAGATTTTGTGGGGATTTTTTCCAAGCTAGCCCAATACGACTTTAGTGGCTGGGCAGTGGTGGAATGGGAGTGTTGTCTCAAACACCCTGAAGCAGGTGCAGCCGAAGGGGCCACATTTGTTGAGCAACACATTATTGAAGTGACCGACAAAGCGTTTGATGATTTTGCCGATAGTGCGGTAGACCAAGCCGCCAACCAGCGCATCTTAGGGCTATAA
- a CDS encoding LacI family DNA-binding transcriptional regulator: MPTIKDVAKLAGVSTATVSRAMMNPEKVSEKTRLKVELAVAESGFSPNVIARNLRRSESKTIVVIVPDIANMFFASIVRGIQQVALQNGYKVLLGDSIHTVEQAKAYMDLVRSKQADGIISLTAELPMEIRQGTEIPMVMACEYFSGFPIPTVRIDNRNSAKRAVDYLLDIGHTKIGCITGPMENPICVDRKAGVEDGLNQVNIELDEAAFEDGDFSFQSGYSAFMRLHQHYAMTALFCFNDMMALGAMKAATQRGIQVPKQLSIVGFDDLLFAEYTNPELTTIRQPQEDIGIAAASTLMKILNGGKVNQDTIVPTQLLVRASCTSPGK; the protein is encoded by the coding sequence ATGCCCACCATAAAAGACGTTGCCAAGCTGGCTGGCGTGTCTACCGCGACGGTGTCGCGTGCTATGATGAACCCTGAAAAGGTGTCGGAAAAAACGCGGCTAAAGGTAGAGCTAGCGGTGGCTGAGTCGGGTTTTTCTCCCAATGTTATCGCCCGTAATTTACGTCGTAGTGAGTCAAAAACCATCGTGGTTATTGTGCCCGATATTGCCAATATGTTTTTTGCTAGCATTGTTCGTGGTATTCAACAGGTGGCCTTACAAAATGGCTACAAAGTATTGCTAGGGGATTCAATTCATACTGTTGAGCAAGCCAAAGCCTATATGGATTTGGTACGCAGCAAACAAGCGGATGGGATTATCTCGCTGACTGCTGAGCTGCCAATGGAAATTCGTCAAGGCACCGAAATCCCAATGGTGATGGCTTGTGAATATTTTTCGGGCTTTCCGATCCCGACAGTACGTATCGACAATCGCAACTCAGCCAAGCGAGCGGTAGATTACCTATTAGACATTGGCCACACTAAAATAGGCTGTATTACCGGCCCCATGGAAAACCCCATATGTGTTGATCGTAAAGCGGGGGTGGAAGACGGCTTAAACCAAGTCAATATTGAGCTCGATGAAGCCGCTTTTGAAGATGGCGATTTTAGTTTTCAATCGGGCTACAGCGCCTTTATGCGCTTGCATCAGCATTATGCAATGACCGCACTATTTTGCTTTAACGATATGATGGCATTAGGCGCCATGAAAGCAGCAACTCAGCGAGGTATTCAGGTGCCTAAGCAGTTATCTATTGTCGGTTTTGATGACTTATTATTTGCTGAATATACCAATCCAGAGCTCACCACTATTCGTCAACCACAAGAAGACATTGGTATCGCGGCCGCCAGCACTTTAATGAAAATTTTAAATGGCGGGAAGGTTAATCAAGATACCATTGTGCCTACCCAATTATTAGTGCGTGCTAGCTGTACTTCTCCGGGTAAGTAA
- a CDS encoding substrate binding domain-containing protein gives MLEQAKQNMKHDLDVIDGEVRIALSSDLGRNVITPWLDAFMDSYPLVSLRSSISDSNIDFYRDSVDMALRYGSPTDANVYGFKICNAPRLLCATPEYLEANGTPKHPHDLPLHNGLLYQLHDVVHNVWRFSDDNTEHKIKMSSNRAANDGDLVRRWCVAGKGLAVKSCLDMSADLLSGSLVSVMPEFKPTPTELWLICPSRQSITPTVRLLRDSFREQTSQILRQLVEKGIVDESVLS, from the coding sequence ATGCTTGAGCAAGCCAAGCAAAATATGAAACACGATTTAGACGTTATTGATGGCGAGGTACGCATTGCACTCTCCTCTGACTTAGGCAGAAACGTCATTACTCCTTGGTTAGATGCCTTCATGGACAGCTACCCATTGGTGAGCTTACGCTCTAGCATTAGCGACAGTAACATTGATTTTTACCGCGACTCGGTAGACATGGCGCTGCGTTATGGCTCTCCTACCGATGCTAATGTATATGGCTTCAAAATTTGTAATGCCCCTCGCTTATTGTGTGCCACCCCTGAATACCTAGAAGCAAACGGCACTCCAAAACACCCGCATGATCTGCCCTTACACAATGGCTTGCTTTACCAACTCCATGACGTAGTGCATAACGTGTGGCGCTTTAGCGATGACAACACCGAACACAAAATCAAGATGAGCAGCAATCGCGCCGCGAACGATGGTGACTTAGTCAGGCGCTGGTGTGTTGCGGGGAAAGGGCTGGCGGTTAAATCTTGCCTGGACATGTCGGCCGACTTACTTAGCGGTAGCTTAGTAAGCGTTATGCCAGAGTTTAAGCCCACTCCTACCGAGCTGTGGTTAATTTGCCCTAGCCGCCAATCAATTACCCCTACGGTGCGCTTACTACGCGATAGTTTTCGCGAACAAACCAGCCAAATACTCCGCCAGTTGGTAGAGAAAGGCATAGTGGATGAAAGTGTGTTGAGTTGA
- a CDS encoding thiamine-binding protein produces the protein MTTDNPVIKDVFVAFQIIPRLKEGNNFEVVDKAIAVVKAANVPYQVGAMETTMKGELNHLLEIVKAAQQACYDAGALEVITNIKIHSKTEAATDTFCTYDRGVTAANHMFVDN, from the coding sequence ATGACTACAGATAATCCGGTAATTAAAGACGTATTTGTTGCTTTTCAAATTATACCAAGGCTGAAAGAAGGTAATAATTTTGAAGTGGTTGATAAGGCTATCGCAGTGGTAAAAGCGGCCAATGTGCCTTACCAAGTCGGTGCGATGGAGACAACCATGAAGGGCGAGCTTAATCACTTATTGGAAATAGTAAAAGCCGCTCAGCAAGCCTGTTATGACGCAGGCGCGTTAGAGGTGATTACTAACATCAAAATACATAGTAAAACTGAAGCCGCCACCGATACATTCTGTACCTATGACCGTGGCGTAACAGCGGCAAATCATATGTTTGTCGATAACTAA
- a CDS encoding lysophospholipid acyltransferase family protein has protein sequence MSQRINYFWRLAMTAVCFFCFGGLGLMLSLTLFPLLKIIPASDKQARSQFYVHIIFKCFVTMMQYLGVLSVSVSKGYKLQQSPGSLVIANHPSLIDVVLLIALLPKTSCIVKQSLWRNPCMSLIISAAGYIKNGADPETVLSECQNSFNKGASLIVFPEGTRTTPGQQLQMQRGAANIALRCAVDVLPVTIRVTPSTLTKSEPWYSIPASKPHFSLDIGDLINTGDICVATEGDSRNARTITRYLQQHFYKELNCQ, from the coding sequence ATGAGTCAGAGAATTAACTACTTCTGGCGCTTAGCTATGACCGCCGTGTGTTTTTTTTGCTTTGGTGGGCTGGGGCTGATGTTGTCACTTACGCTGTTTCCTTTACTGAAAATTATACCCGCCTCAGATAAGCAGGCGCGTAGTCAGTTCTATGTACATATAATCTTCAAGTGTTTTGTAACGATGATGCAATACTTGGGGGTGTTAAGTGTGTCTGTATCTAAAGGGTACAAGCTTCAGCAGTCTCCAGGTTCATTAGTTATCGCCAATCACCCGTCACTGATCGATGTTGTATTATTAATTGCCCTCCTGCCAAAAACGAGTTGTATAGTAAAGCAAAGCTTATGGCGAAACCCATGCATGTCTTTGATTATTTCTGCGGCAGGGTACATTAAAAACGGTGCTGATCCTGAAACTGTGTTGTCAGAGTGTCAAAACAGTTTCAATAAAGGTGCAAGCTTGATTGTTTTCCCTGAAGGGACTCGAACCACTCCCGGCCAGCAATTACAGATGCAAAGAGGTGCCGCTAATATTGCTTTACGTTGCGCTGTTGATGTTTTACCTGTGACCATACGCGTAACCCCCTCTACTTTGACCAAATCCGAACCTTGGTATTCTATACCGGCAAGCAAACCACATTTTTCATTGGATATCGGCGATTTAATCAATACTGGTGATATTTGTGTCGCAACAGAGGGTGATTCGCGAAACGCACGTACGATTACCCGATATTTACAACAACATTTTTACAAGGAACTTAACTGCCAATGA
- a CDS encoding COG4648 family protein: MKSKLLKALVIAALGVYPFIIFFGLTTYSSNVIALLVLVLFSLRLLLGWKGSKSLKHQKYLGLLGIVLALLVLMRQEPRWFMYYPLLVNLSLFAAFFASLWDKQPIVETFARMGQRHLPLTARPYFIGLTKIWCAFFVVNTLISAWTIFFADLKTWTIYNGLISYLLIAALLSGEWIFRKCTKLEEKYESDNASF; this comes from the coding sequence ATGAAGAGTAAACTGTTAAAAGCGCTGGTGATTGCAGCGCTTGGCGTATACCCATTTATTATTTTTTTCGGATTAACTACTTATTCGAGCAATGTAATCGCTTTGCTAGTATTAGTGTTGTTTTCGCTGCGTTTATTATTAGGCTGGAAAGGTTCAAAGTCCTTAAAACATCAAAAATATTTGGGCCTGTTGGGTATCGTTTTGGCCTTATTGGTGTTAATGCGCCAAGAGCCTCGCTGGTTTATGTATTATCCATTACTGGTTAATCTCAGTTTGTTTGCTGCTTTTTTTGCGAGCCTTTGGGATAAACAGCCGATAGTCGAAACATTTGCTCGCATGGGTCAGCGCCATTTACCATTAACTGCTCGGCCTTATTTCATTGGCCTTACTAAAATTTGGTGCGCTTTCTTTGTGGTTAATACTTTAATTAGTGCTTGGACAATTTTTTTTGCCGACCTGAAAACATGGACTATATATAACGGCTTGATTAGCTATTTGCTCATCGCGGCTTTGCTAAGTGGAGAATGGATTTTTAGAAAGTGCACTAAATTGGAGGAGAAGTATGAATCCGATAACGCTTCCTTCTAA
- a CDS encoding MMPL family transporter translates to MKHRFFSKQALPFVLSLFFIGLASYIAAVYSQHHFVIDSDLDGLVQQDAPWKDNLTKTAAEFGESENALVVVVSGTHRRQVQEVTEKLQDDFSADPLFKDVFSPSTLPWLKQQALWFLSAQDFQTFNENLRSVMPKLKGAMSAEPDRAAMQLLAQLNHAIETDDQRASTLLIKVLNQLASTPQKVDWFEVLLPDSSGIHYQIISLNAEPQHDHKEPNRFIIETAHKIIQPYSDDSELQIRITGQTALDFDEINDANHSVKLAGVMSFIGLVVVLGFGIRSLRIIVASYLAVIIGLSWTLALGLWLVGSYNTISIVFLVMFIGLGVDFAIHFCLRLREEQVLHDNNMDCLIASIRGTISPLSLCALTSAIGFLGFYPTAYTGLAELGVISAAGMLMGLLATFSVIPTFFFIFGYPRRKAVRQSNDLGDSAFWLPKHYKLVVGLAALVLVVSGIGASKMMFDFSTLVLKSEKAESVQTLEEIQTQGLTSSYQMMMLATSLPQAESWQAQLTGLPEVSNVISISAFLPKNREQKMAALSQSMNTPPAANLSMNSLSVLESNLAASSVAQSALAANTLPWLQGNDELTIYSRINTAALAPLQQMQASLSGLMQAPTPSYADIPAELSQRYQNDSYLLVVAYPSGDMRNVQQLDSFIKVVKQVAPNATGRPVAEQQVGKIIIKSFIQAVSYSLLLIAVILLLALKHKRDVILTFIPLLLTTLSTMAVAHWSGLALNMANIIVIPLIFGLGVDNGIHIVERFRSVGSARAFYQSSTPRAAVLSSLTTMATFGSLLLADHRGMYSIGFLLTIAIGFLLFYSLTVLPALLFSVKKMDTAAVTDTKSKT, encoded by the coding sequence GTGAAGCATCGTTTCTTTTCAAAGCAAGCTCTTCCCTTTGTTTTATCACTTTTTTTTATCGGCTTAGCGAGCTATATCGCCGCTGTTTATAGTCAGCACCATTTTGTGATTGATTCGGATTTAGATGGCCTGGTGCAACAAGATGCTCCATGGAAAGACAACTTAACAAAAACGGCAGCAGAGTTTGGTGAGTCAGAGAATGCTTTAGTCGTGGTTGTTTCCGGTACTCACCGTCGCCAAGTGCAGGAGGTCACAGAGAAACTACAAGATGATTTCTCAGCAGATCCTCTGTTTAAAGATGTATTTTCTCCCAGCACCTTGCCGTGGCTAAAACAACAGGCTTTATGGTTTTTATCAGCCCAAGACTTTCAGACGTTTAATGAAAACTTACGCAGCGTAATGCCTAAGTTAAAGGGAGCTATGTCAGCAGAGCCGGATCGGGCTGCCATGCAGTTACTGGCGCAACTTAATCATGCTATTGAGACTGACGATCAGCGTGCGTCTACATTGCTGATTAAAGTGTTAAATCAATTGGCTAGCACACCGCAAAAGGTGGATTGGTTTGAGGTATTACTCCCTGACAGCAGCGGCATTCACTATCAGATTATTAGCTTAAATGCCGAGCCCCAACATGATCATAAAGAACCTAATAGGTTTATCATTGAAACGGCTCATAAAATTATCCAGCCATATAGTGATGACTCAGAGCTACAAATACGCATTACAGGACAAACCGCATTAGATTTTGACGAAATAAACGATGCCAACCACAGTGTAAAATTGGCTGGAGTTATGTCATTTATTGGGTTAGTGGTCGTGCTGGGCTTTGGTATTCGCTCGCTGCGAATTATTGTGGCGAGTTACCTTGCTGTGATTATTGGCTTAAGCTGGACTCTAGCTCTTGGGCTCTGGTTGGTGGGCTCGTATAACACTATATCGATTGTATTTTTGGTGATGTTTATTGGTTTAGGGGTCGATTTTGCTATCCACTTTTGCCTGCGGCTGCGCGAAGAACAAGTACTGCACGATAACAATATGGACTGTCTCATTGCCTCTATTCGCGGCACGATTAGCCCGCTAAGTTTATGTGCGTTAACCTCGGCAATCGGTTTTTTGGGTTTCTATCCTACCGCATATACCGGGTTAGCAGAGTTAGGCGTGATCTCTGCGGCGGGAATGCTGATGGGGTTACTGGCCACCTTTAGCGTAATACCAACTTTTTTCTTTATTTTTGGTTACCCGAGGCGTAAAGCCGTTCGCCAATCTAATGATCTTGGCGATAGTGCCTTTTGGCTGCCTAAGCACTACAAACTGGTGGTCGGTTTAGCGGCACTGGTTTTAGTTGTTTCTGGCATTGGGGCGAGCAAAATGATGTTTGATTTTTCCACCTTAGTACTGAAATCAGAAAAGGCAGAGTCCGTTCAAACACTCGAAGAAATTCAAACACAAGGCTTAACATCGAGTTACCAAATGATGATGTTGGCCACATCGCTGCCACAAGCTGAGTCTTGGCAGGCTCAACTAACAGGCTTACCTGAAGTAAGTAATGTCATTTCAATTAGCGCATTTTTACCTAAAAATAGAGAGCAAAAAATGGCGGCGTTGTCGCAAAGCATGAACACGCCTCCAGCTGCAAATTTATCGATGAATAGCTTATCTGTTTTAGAGAGTAACCTCGCGGCCTCTAGCGTTGCTCAATCCGCACTAGCGGCAAATACCTTGCCTTGGCTGCAAGGCAATGATGAATTAACTATCTATAGCCGTATCAATACAGCAGCACTTGCCCCCTTACAGCAGATGCAAGCAAGCTTGAGTGGGTTAATGCAAGCACCAACGCCTAGCTACGCAGATATTCCAGCGGAGCTTAGCCAACGTTATCAAAATGACAGCTACCTGTTAGTGGTGGCTTATCCCTCTGGTGATATGCGTAATGTTCAGCAATTAGACAGCTTTATCAAGGTGGTTAAACAGGTGGCGCCAAATGCCACCGGCAGGCCCGTAGCAGAACAGCAAGTGGGTAAAATAATCATTAAGTCATTTATTCAGGCAGTGAGTTACTCACTACTATTGATCGCGGTAATTTTGTTGCTGGCTCTGAAACACAAACGCGACGTTATTCTTACATTTATTCCGTTATTGTTGACGACCTTATCGACAATGGCCGTAGCCCACTGGAGTGGACTCGCCTTAAACATGGCCAACATTATTGTTATCCCCTTAATTTTTGGATTGGGTGTTGATAATGGTATTCACATTGTGGAGCGCTTTCGCTCGGTGGGATCGGCGAGAGCCTTTTATCAATCATCGACTCCGAGAGCGGCAGTTTTGAGTTCATTAACCACCATGGCGACTTTTGGTTCTTTGTTATTGGCGGATCATCGAGGCATGTATAGCATTGGCTTCTTGCTAACCATCGCCATTGGCTTTTTGCTTTTTTACAGTTTAACTGTTTTACCGGCATTGCTGTTTAGCGTGAAAAAGATGGATACCGCGGCGGTGACCGATACAAAATCAAAGACCTAG
- a CDS encoding phosphopantetheine-binding protein, with product MNILEQEIKQLIIEALELEDIEASDIETEAPLFVEGLGLDSIDALELGLAIKKKYQIKLDANSEDTKLHFASVKALATFIESENKAA from the coding sequence ATGAACATATTAGAGCAGGAAATAAAACAACTAATTATCGAAGCACTAGAACTTGAAGATATCGAAGCAAGCGATATTGAAACCGAAGCCCCATTATTTGTTGAAGGACTGGGATTAGATTCCATCGACGCTTTGGAGCTCGGTTTAGCGATTAAGAAGAAATACCAGATTAAACTTGATGCTAACTCTGAAGACACCAAGCTACATTTCGCGAGCGTGAAAGCTTTGGCTACCTTCATTGAATCTGAAAATAAAGCGGCTTAA
- a CDS encoding NAD(P)H-dependent oxidoreductase: MTHPIIADLTDRYTAKRYDASKRVPQQDLDVIYQAMTLSASSINSQPWKFIVIESDAAKQRMHDTFANKFQFNQPHIKACSHIILFAHNPKYSREDYAKVVDKGIADGRTKPEDREQAFGAYAFVDLNTDENGNNAKWTQSQTYLALGNTLHVLARLGIDSTTMEGVDSALISEIFADELGGYECEVALAIGYHHPQEDYNASLPKSRLPLKEVVKVL; the protein is encoded by the coding sequence ATGACACACCCTATTATTGCCGATTTAACCGATCGTTATACTGCTAAACGTTACGATGCGTCAAAGCGCGTACCACAACAAGATTTAGATGTGATTTACCAAGCCATGACCTTGTCTGCTTCGTCAATTAACTCTCAGCCTTGGAAGTTTATCGTGATAGAAAGCGACGCTGCAAAGCAGCGTATGCACGATACTTTTGCCAATAAATTTCAGTTTAATCAACCGCACATTAAAGCTTGTTCGCATATTATTTTGTTTGCCCATAACCCCAAATATAGCCGCGAAGATTACGCCAAGGTGGTCGATAAAGGCATTGCCGATGGACGCACTAAACCAGAAGATCGCGAGCAAGCTTTTGGGGCTTATGCTTTTGTTGATTTAAATACCGACGAAAATGGTAATAATGCCAAATGGACGCAATCACAAACCTACTTAGCCTTAGGTAATACCTTGCATGTATTGGCCCGTTTAGGCATTGATTCCACTACCATGGAAGGCGTAGACAGTGCTTTGATAAGTGAGATCTTTGCAGATGAACTTGGAGGTTACGAGTGCGAGGTAGCCCTAGCCATTGGTTATCACCACCCGCAAGAAGACTACAACGCCAGTTTGCCTAAATCACGCTTGCCTCTCAAAGAAGTCGTTAAGGTACTTTAG
- a CDS encoding acyl carrier protein produces MIMTRDEIYQVLRDILVQEFEVPEDDISLDANMYQDLDLDSIDAVDLVVKLQQITGKKIQPNEFKSARTVADVIDALERLVSDAA; encoded by the coding sequence ATGATTATGACTAGAGATGAAATATACCAAGTATTGCGAGATATCTTAGTACAAGAATTTGAAGTACCCGAGGATGATATTTCTTTGGACGCAAACATGTACCAAGACTTAGACTTAGACAGTATTGATGCCGTCGATTTGGTCGTTAAGCTACAGCAGATCACCGGTAAAAAAATCCAACCTAACGAATTCAAGTCGGCAAGAACTGTTGCCGATGTTATTGATGCCTTAGAGCGATTAGTTAGCGATGCCGCGTAA
- a CDS encoding putative quinol monooxygenase: MTTLTIVANIKANADKIDLVKAELLKLIEVTRAEEGCINYDLHQDNSNPAHFMFYENWQSRELWQTHMANTHLAEYMAATDGAVAEFVLNEMTQIA; this comes from the coding sequence ATGACTACATTAACTATTGTTGCAAACATCAAAGCAAATGCAGACAAAATCGACCTAGTAAAAGCCGAACTATTAAAGTTAATTGAAGTGACCCGCGCCGAAGAAGGCTGTATCAACTACGATTTGCATCAAGATAACAGCAACCCTGCGCATTTCATGTTTTACGAGAACTGGCAGTCACGCGAGCTTTGGCAAACCCATATGGCCAATACTCACCTCGCTGAGTACATGGCGGCCACTGATGGCGCAGTAGCGGAGTTTGTATTAAACGAAATGACTCAAATTGCCTAA